The following proteins are encoded in a genomic region of Phycisphaera sp.:
- a CDS encoding MBL fold metallo-hydrolase: MQIAVRTLRLALFGSHMMGGIGMASLSGEFRARLWLVAIAFISVGSAFFAGCVASVKETHDGDFAGDGPYLIVLGTAQDAGSPQMNSPAGHPARADPTQRRLATSLGIVDPNTGRRWIIEATPDLREQAWALSRAHPEAEAPIRLDGVFLTHAHMGHYTGLMFLGHESMGASAVPTYVAPRMAEYLSTNGPWDQLVRYKNIELRRLTVDEPVDLGIGVTVTPFAVPHRQEYSEVLGFRIDGPSRSVVFIPDIDSWEEWEGMGVRLLDVLRGVDRAYLDATFYDNNEIPGRDMSTFPHPRITDTMQRLSPLPHDQRQKVHFIHLNHTNPAQWADSPARVGIERRGFRVAKRGDVFEL, encoded by the coding sequence GTGCAGATCGCGGTTCGCACGCTCCGCCTAGCCTTATTCGGTTCCCATATGATGGGGGGTATTGGCATGGCCAGTTTGTCCGGGGAATTCCGCGCAAGGCTCTGGTTGGTGGCTATTGCATTCATATCTGTAGGCAGTGCCTTTTTTGCCGGGTGTGTCGCCTCTGTGAAAGAAACCCACGACGGCGATTTCGCCGGCGATGGGCCTTACCTCATCGTGCTTGGGACGGCGCAAGATGCGGGCTCACCGCAGATGAACTCGCCTGCAGGGCACCCCGCTCGGGCCGACCCCACCCAGCGGAGGCTGGCGACCTCGTTGGGGATCGTGGATCCGAACACGGGGCGACGCTGGATCATCGAAGCCACGCCGGACTTACGGGAACAGGCTTGGGCACTCAGCCGGGCGCATCCCGAAGCGGAGGCGCCGATCCGGCTCGATGGCGTGTTCCTCACGCACGCGCACATGGGGCACTACACGGGCTTGATGTTCCTGGGGCACGAGTCGATGGGGGCTTCGGCGGTGCCGACCTACGTCGCTCCGCGCATGGCAGAATACCTCTCGACGAACGGGCCGTGGGACCAGCTCGTACGGTACAAAAACATTGAACTCCGCCGGCTCACCGTTGACGAACCGGTTGACCTTGGGATTGGGGTTACGGTGACGCCGTTCGCCGTTCCGCATCGGCAGGAGTACAGCGAGGTTCTTGGATTTCGTATCGACGGCCCCAGCCGTTCGGTGGTCTTCATTCCCGATATCGACTCGTGGGAAGAGTGGGAGGGCATGGGCGTGCGGCTTCTCGATGTTCTCCGCGGTGTGGATCGTGCGTATCTCGACGCGACGTTTTATGACAACAACGAGATCCCGGGCCGGGACATGAGCACGTTTCCGCATCCACGCATCACCGACACGATGCAGCGGCTTTCTCCGTTGCCTCACGACCAGCGGCAGAAAGTGCACTTCATCCACCTGAACCACACAAACCCGGCGCAGTGGGCGGATTCGCCGGCACGCGTTGGGATCGAGCGTCGTGGTTTCCGAGTCGCCAAACGCGGAGATGTGTTCGAGCTCTGA
- a CDS encoding redoxin domain-containing protein, producing MAMTTELPPRDQPIEQGQPAPGFTLLTQDREEWTLSDALESGDVAICFYPMDFSSVCSAEMKCVNDEISNWKSKGVQVVGVSCDSFWTHKAWAESMGLKQTLLADMHRAVCKAYGFYWPDLNVSSRGTVLVGKDDGGTPVVRWVQSREIGSAMDLDDLLAQLA from the coding sequence ATGGCCATGACCACCGAGTTACCCCCGCGAGACCAACCCATCGAGCAGGGCCAGCCCGCACCCGGATTCACCCTGCTGACTCAGGACCGCGAGGAGTGGACGCTCAGCGACGCCCTCGAGAGCGGCGACGTGGCGATCTGCTTCTACCCGATGGACTTCAGCTCGGTCTGCTCGGCCGAGATGAAGTGCGTGAACGACGAGATTTCCAACTGGAAGAGCAAGGGTGTCCAGGTCGTGGGCGTCTCCTGCGACAGCTTCTGGACCCACAAGGCTTGGGCCGAGAGCATGGGCCTCAAGCAGACCCTACTGGCCGACATGCACCGGGCCGTGTGCAAGGCATACGGCTTCTATTGGCCCGACCTCAACGTCTCCAGCCGCGGCACCGTGCTCGTTGGCAAGGACGATGGCGGCACGCCGGTCGTCCGCTGGGTCCAGTCGCGCGAGATCGGTAGCGCGATGGATCTCGACGACTTGCTTGCCCAACTCGCCTGA
- a CDS encoding YggS family pyridoxal phosphate-dependent enzyme: MAIAGPAMSEGDLLTRYTDVCERVERAAAKAGRRSEQVLLVAVTKYAEPDQILQLVQAGHRDFGENRVQQLLQRAPMLDEQVSRMRSLGAALGGDPASKHEPIRWHMIGQLQRNKARQVADASRLIHSVDSLRVAEELQEVGLKRDKPVEILLQINCSGEAGKAGCPSPALMHVVEQIHSMIHLRLRGLMTMAPDTGSPEDSRIVFGRCRELFEEVVSEGMVSRAFNILSMGMSGDFEVAIEEGANLVRVGSAIFGEQDHAGGAEQG; the protein is encoded by the coding sequence ATGGCGATCGCAGGGCCGGCAATGTCCGAGGGCGACCTCCTCACCCGCTACACCGATGTGTGTGAGCGGGTCGAGCGTGCGGCCGCGAAGGCCGGACGCCGTAGCGAGCAGGTTCTGCTGGTGGCCGTGACCAAGTACGCCGAGCCAGACCAGATCCTCCAACTCGTGCAAGCCGGCCACCGGGATTTTGGTGAGAACCGCGTGCAACAATTGCTCCAGCGGGCCCCGATGCTCGACGAGCAAGTGTCGCGTATGCGATCGTTAGGGGCGGCCCTCGGGGGAGATCCGGCGTCCAAGCACGAGCCCATCCGCTGGCACATGATCGGCCAGCTCCAGCGGAACAAGGCCCGGCAGGTTGCCGACGCGAGCCGCCTGATCCACAGCGTGGACAGCCTGCGGGTGGCCGAGGAACTCCAGGAGGTCGGGCTCAAGCGTGACAAGCCGGTGGAGATCCTGCTCCAGATCAACTGTTCCGGCGAGGCCGGCAAGGCGGGGTGCCCGTCGCCCGCCCTGATGCATGTCGTTGAGCAGATCCACTCGATGATCCACCTGCGCCTGCGTGGCCTAATGACCATGGCCCCGGACACGGGCAGCCCCGAGGACAGCCGCATCGTGTTCGGCCGTTGTCGCGAGCTGTTCGAGGAGGTCGTGAGCGAGGGCATGGTGAGCCGCGCGTTCAACATCCTGTCGATGGGCATGTCGGGCGACTTCGAGGTGGCAATCGAAGAAGGCGCGAACCTCGTGCGTGTCGGCAGCGCCATCTTTGGTGAACAGGATCACGCCGGCGGGGCCGAGCAGGGCTAA
- a CDS encoding peptidoglycan recognition protein family protein: MVEYTPTRRRFLTGTFAMGVLTLAGCASSRNGYALGPPAPAWPAQRRFGSDPYPTTGRTPAAIDLPVPANAPHVMPRSAWTRERPKLALANRMGRIQRITIHHDAMDAAGFSTAGQARQRLSNIHRAHTDNGWADIGYHYVIDPTGTVWAARPVQLQGAHVRDWNEHNLGIMLMGNFMHERPTPQALASLKALVRSESARYRVPASRISTHRELANTACPGDSLQRQVDAARSQRLAGFA; the protein is encoded by the coding sequence ATGGTGGAATATACTCCAACAAGGCGCCGGTTCCTGACGGGCACGTTCGCGATGGGCGTGCTCACGCTGGCCGGCTGCGCCTCGTCACGGAACGGCTACGCGCTCGGCCCGCCAGCGCCCGCTTGGCCGGCGCAAAGGCGGTTTGGCAGCGATCCCTACCCAACGACCGGCCGGACGCCGGCAGCGATCGACCTGCCAGTCCCTGCCAACGCGCCGCACGTCATGCCTCGCTCGGCTTGGACACGTGAGCGGCCGAAGCTCGCCCTGGCGAACCGCATGGGCCGCATCCAGCGCATCACGATCCACCACGACGCCATGGACGCCGCGGGATTCAGCACCGCGGGGCAGGCCCGCCAACGGCTGAGCAACATCCACCGGGCCCATACCGACAATGGTTGGGCCGACATCGGCTACCACTATGTCATCGACCCGACCGGCACCGTCTGGGCGGCGCGCCCGGTCCAGCTCCAAGGGGCACATGTCCGAGACTGGAACGAGCACAACCTGGGCATCATGCTCATGGGCAACTTTATGCACGAGCGGCCGACGCCCCAGGCGTTGGCGTCGCTGAAAGCCCTGGTGCGCAGCGAGAGCGCCCGCTACCGCGTGCCGGCCTCGCGGATCAGCACCCACCGCGAACTGGCAAATACGGCGTGCCCCGGCGACAGCCTGCAGCGTCAGGTCGATGCCGCTCGCAGCCAACGCCTCGCCGGCTTCGCGTAG